In Uranotaenia lowii strain MFRU-FL chromosome 2, ASM2978415v1, whole genome shotgun sequence, one genomic interval encodes:
- the LOC129745538 gene encoding probable ATP-dependent RNA helicase DHX35, producing MSSSTRIPKFLKPDDESFSSERDAAPSDDHVTSFVFNAHQSLNLAAQRERLPIRQYRDQILYCLERYQTLVLVGETGSGKSTQVPQYLYEFGWHTKGLIGVTEPRRISAITLAERVATERGELCGETVGVAIRFVSKFDPATTKIKYMTEGILLREMLADPLLTQYGVIIVDEAHERSVLTDTALGLLKKIARKRPSLKIIISSATVDAELFQEFFNLKTKKEDKDSSVILTVEGRMYPYEVSYLQEPCPDYVKATVDTAMKIHRSQQRGDILAFLTGQEEVLKALDLLREHKEASGKDDMMILPMYGTLQNNDQLKVFFNPPKGVRKIVLATNIAETSVTIPGIVFVIDCGFVKLNWYSADSTTNSLVVVPTSKAAAEQRAGRAGRIRSGKVFRLYTEEEWDKLPEHTPPEMRRTDLCSTVLFLKALGIDNILRFTFPSPPPAKNLLSSLETLYALEALDEEGNLTAPVGYFLAELPFSPMLAKMLYKAGEMGCSEEIIIIIAMLQVQSVFSKPMSGQGAIKARIAKRNFEVAEGDLITLLNVYTAFVEDGRNKEFCGRNFLIYRNLKRAHEIKTQLCSMIERELNVPLLSCNGNVETISRCIVTGFFPYAAYLHHSGVYRTVRGNTELAIHPTSALYTVVQPQWVIFCELLHTTKLFMKDITVIRQEWLTELAPHYYHKTTVRNEF from the exons ATGACGAGTCCTTCTCCTCGGAACGAGACGCCGCCCCGTCCGATGATCACGTAACTTCGTTCGTGTTCAACGCCCACCAATCGCTGAATCTTGCCGCCCAACGGGAACGTCTCCCGATTCGGCAGTACCGGGACCAGATCCTCTACTGTCTCGAACGCTACCAGACGCTGGTGTTGGTTGGCGAGACCGGCTCCGGAAAGAGCACACAAGTACCCCAG TACCTGTACGAGTTCGGATGGCACACCAAGGGTCTGATCGGGGTAACGGAACCCCGTCGTATCTCGGCTATTACCTTGGCCGAACGTGTGGCCACCGAGCGAGGCGAGCTGTGTGGCGAAACTGTGGGCGTGGCGATTCGATTTGTGTCCAAATTTGATCCAGCAACAACCAAGATCAAGTACATGACCGAGGGCATACTTCTGCGGGAAATGTTGGCAGATCCGTTGTTGACGCAGTACGGCGTGATCATTGTAGACGAGGCTCACGAACGAAGTGTCTTAACGGATACGGCTCTGGGGCTGCTGAAAAAGATTGCAAGGAAGCGGCCATCGTTAAAAATTATCATCTCTTCTGCAACTGTTGATGCCGAGCTGTTTCAGGAGTTCTTCAActtgaaaaccaaaaaagagGACAAGGATAGCTCAGTGATTTTGACCGTGGAAGGACGGATGTATCCGTATGAGGTGTCCTATCTTCAAG agCCCTGTCCAGACTACGTGAAAGCTACAGTCGACACTGCCATGAAAATCCATCGTTCCCAACAGAGAGGAGATATCCTTGCTTTCCTTACGGGGCAGGAAGAAGTTCTTAAAGCGTTAGATTTGTTACGAGAACACAAAGAAGCCAGTGGGAAAGACGATATGATGATTCTACCAATGTATGGAACTTTACAGAACAACGATCAGCTGAAAGTATTCTTCAATCCTCCTAAAGGAGTTCGAAAGATTGTACTGGCTACGAACATAGCTGAAACGTCTGTCACTATTCCTGGAATAGTTTTCG tCATCGATTGCGGTTTTGTCAAATTGAATTGGTATTCTGCTGATAGCACCACCAACAGCCTCGTTGTCGTTCCTACTAGTAAGGCAGCTGCCGAGCAACGAGCTGGTCGAGCAGGTCGTATTCGCAGTGGCAAAGTGTTCCGTTTATACACCGAAGAAGAATGGGATAAGTTACCGGAACATACCCCACCAGAAATGCGTAGAACTGATCTCTGCAGCACGGTTCTGTTTCTAAAGGCCTTAGGGATCGATAATATTTTAAGATTCACTTTCCCATCACCACCGCCGGCTAAGAATTTACTCTCATCACTGGAGACTTTGTACGCCCTCGAGGCTCTGGACGAAGAAGGAAATTTAACTGCACCAGTCGGTTACTTTCTGGCAGAATTACCTTTTAGTCCGATGCTGGCCAAGATGTTGTACAAGGCTGGAGAAATGGGATGCTCCGAGgaaatcataatcataatcgcAATGTTACAAGTTCAATCTGTTTTCTCGAAACCTATGAGCGGACAGGGTGCAATCAAAGCGCGTATTGCGAAACGGAATTTCGAGGTAGCCGAAGGTGATCTCATCACGTTGCTAAATGTCTATACCGCATTTGTCGAAGATGGTCGAAACAAAGAATTTTGCGGTCGTAACTTCCTGATCTACCGAAATCTGAAACGGGCACACGAAATCAAAACGCAATTGTGTTCGATGATTGAGAGGGAACTCAATGTTCCATTGCTATCATGCAATGGAAATGTGGAAACCATTAGTCGGTGTATTGTGACCGGATTTTTTCCTTACGCCGCCTATCTGCATCATTCCGGGGTTTATCGAACCGTGAGAGGCAACACCGAGTTAGCGATCCATCCAACATCAGCACTGTACACCGTAGTCCAACCTCAGTGGGTAATTTTCTGTGAACTTCTGCACACGACTAAGCTTTTCATGAAGGACATCACCGTAATTAGGCAAGAATGGTTAACGGAACTTGCTCCGCATTATTACCACAAAACCACGGTAAGGaatgaattttaa
- the LOC129745539 gene encoding ceramide phosphoethanolamine synthase, whose amino-acid sequence MVGPSSQISKLLLTLLFLMIIFFIWMDVNLYIRIQDYPIRDNEIRLLNGSTVLKPTMPASSPYATSSIPFRLPDQAAARYEDVAWVSCDLNPLCDVTVKAMMLDHTNHYLFAPMATIADNLAGFSKGDLITPNMISFFHVFVAIAAGKMIASDSLGYRRIGVVLFQFRTFLDDLDGHVARAKKNIRGERSDIGSSGYYIDGICDGLGCIALMIGVFVFLKNNPPRRGYTQLQSIIPVAESKNSESGVIYKVKVTTKKVVRKVLCYSGILLLSSTGWNRYIAIYQDMLEREDVTPLQFLHQESVFRSTGFFCICWLWRIFNVHALLHFLLLSVFCDKLWEYLRMIQYAGYVSLLVIISVAEMHLLGVQNFIYKSLTGNNTSL is encoded by the coding sequence ATGGTCGGCCCAAGTTCACAAATTAGCAAACTTTTGCTGACGCTACTGTTCCTTATGATAATATTCTTCATATGGATGGACGTGAATTTATACATTCGAATCCAGGACTATCCGATTCGTGACAACGAAATCCGTCTGCTGAATGGAAGTACCGTTTTAAAGCCCACAATGCCAGCATCTTCGCCTTACGCAACTTCATCGATTCCATTCCGATTGCCAGATCAGGCGGCCGCTCGATATGAAGATGTGGCGTGGGTTTCTTGCGATCTGAATCCCTTGTGCGACGTGACGGTTAAAGCGATGATGTTGGACCACACCAACCATTATCTGTTTGCCCCTATGGCAACGATTGCCGATAACTTGGCCGGTTTTTCCAAAGGAGATCTGATAACACCCAATATGATCTCATTTTTCCACGTATTTGTGGCCATAGCAGCAGGAAAAATGATAGCCTCGGATTCACTGGGCTATCGTAGGATAGGAGTGGTGCTGTTCCAGTTCCGGACGTTCCTCGATGATCTGGATGGGCATGTGGCACGGGCTAAGAAAAACATTCGGGGAGAACGATCGGACATAGGATCGTCCGGATATTATATCGATGGTATATGCGATGGACTCGGCTGCATAGCACTGATGATTGGAGTTTTCGTATTCCTGAAAAATAATCCCCCTCGACGCGGGTACACTCAGCTACAGTCCATAATTCCGGTGGCTGAATCTAAGAATTCCGAATCTGGTGTGATCTACAAAGTTAAAGTGACAACCAAAAAAGTGGTTCGCAAAGTTCTCTGCTACAGTGGCATTCTTCTGCTCAGTTCCACTGGCTGGAATCGTTATATCGCCATCTACCAGGATATGTTGGAGCGTGAAGACGTAACGCCACTTCAGTTCCTGCATCAGGAGTCCGTATTCCGTTCGACCGGCTTCTTTTGCATTTGTTGGCTGTGGCGGATATTCAACGTGCATGCGCTGCTTCATTTCCTGCTGCTGAGCGTCTTCTGTGATAAACTGTGGGAATACCTGCGAATGATTCAGTACGCCGGATATGTGTCCCTGCTGGTCATCATAAGCGTGGCCGAGATGCATCTACTGGGGGTGCAAAATTTTATCTACAAGTCGTTGACCGGTAACAATACGTCGTTGTGA
- the LOC129747671 gene encoding cytosolic Fe-S cluster assembly factor NUBP2 homolog → MLEKVKHIILVLSGKGGVGKSTVSSQLALTLSESDYKVGLLDIDLCGPSVPYLLGLEDHDVHQCEEGWVPVYTSAEKKLAVMSIGFLLKNRNDAVIWRGPKKTAMIKQFLEDVAWDELDYLIIDTPPGTSDEHITVMECLKGVNADGAIIVTTPQEMALEDVRKEVTFCKKTGINIIGIVENMSGFVCPNCSECTNIFSSGGGIALAELAQVPHLGTLPIDPRVGALAGTGKACVKELPDCTTSTVLQQIVKTISK, encoded by the exons ATGCTGGAAAAAGTAAAACACATAATTTTAGTTCTCTCTGGAAAAGGGGGCGTCGGAAAATCAACCGTCAGCAGTCAATTAGCCCTGACGTTATCTGAATCGGATTACAAG GTTGGTTTGCTCGATATCGACCTCTGCGGTCCCAGTGTCCCATATCTACTCGGTCTGGAGGATCATGACGTGCACCAATGCGAAGAAGGATGGGTTCCAGTTTATACAAGTGCCGAGAAAAAGCTTGCAGTCATGTCCATTGGTTTTCTGTTGAAGAACCGTAATGATGCGGTCATCTGGCGTGGTCCCAAGAAAACGGCCATGATCAAACAGTTTCTGGAAGACGTCGCATGGGATGAGCTAGATTATTTGATTATTGATACGCCTCCGGGTACGTCTGACGAGCATATCACTGTGATGGAGTGTCTAAAAGGGGTGAATGCTGATGGGGCGATTATTGTAACCACACCTCAAGAAATGGCTTTAGAAGATGTACGAAAAGAGGTCACATTTTGCAAGAAAACTGGAATCAATATAATCGGAATCGTCGAGAACATGAGCGGTTTTGTGTGTCCCAATTGTTCCGAGTGTACCAACATTTTCTCCTCCGGTGGAGGAATTGCACTCGCCGAGCTAGCACAGGTGCCACATTTGGGAACGCTTCCGATCGATCCTCGGGTAGGAGCGTTGGCAGGAACGGGGAAGGCATGCGTCAAGGAGCTACCTGACTGTACTACCTCAACAGTGTTGCAACAAATTGTTAAAACCATATCGAAGTGA